In Triticum aestivum cultivar Chinese Spring chromosome 5B, IWGSC CS RefSeq v2.1, whole genome shotgun sequence, the following proteins share a genomic window:
- the LOC123112459 gene encoding uncharacterized protein isoform X1: MERAWRSGALSETASCADTPRSAHSSCNLQHRHSQSMLRTREAAVDMSPRFSYCKPTINRDSKMLHRRHSLNLPEQSLPGRHSRKTTERTQKATSKSIADLAGEIAALEQEVIRKELHLLTLYRRAFDQHLSDSCSFASEQVDQEAIKSIDEGALRLRDIKQSAAFNLPTVSDSMSEVLSRPASKHSSLVNFLNASISDYVPKISCKLSEDILGCIASVYCKLASTPSQDAESVTSPSHSVSSSSTFSPRRRNDSWSPRYTFDATTSPRQYPSGKENSEQNIGMIIVPRIHIDAGKFEYASKMLETIRSLIQRLEKVDPTKMTHEEQLCFWINIHNALVMHAFLAYGIQDKRLKSTDMILKAAYNVGGESVNAQTIQNSILGCQSHRPSLWVRALFTPAKRSLEGSTPRHPYALHHSEPVAHFALSTGTFSDPPVRLYTAKKIHHQLEQARTEFIQANVTVKKQALLLPKVLHYYAKDAALELRHLVELVCESTSETQRKEMAQLQHRLRRRIDKCVEWLPYKSNFRYVVHRDLAE; the protein is encoded by the exons ATGGAGAGGGCCTGGAGATCGGGGGCGCTGTCGGAGACGGCGTCCTGCGCCGACACGCCCAGGTCCGCCCACTCCTCCTGCAATCTCCAGCATCGACACTCACAGAG CATGCTGAGGACACGTGAGGCTGCAGTGGACATGTCGCCGCGATTCTCCTACTGCAAGCCT ACCATCAATCGAGACAGCAAGATGCTCCACAGAAGGCACTCGCTTAACTTGCCAGAGCAGTCGTTGCCTGGCCGTCACTCCAGGAAAACAACGGAAAGGACTCAAAAGGCCACTTCAAAG TCCATCGCAGATttagctggggagattgcggccctCGAGCAGGAAGTCATCCGCAAGGAACTGCATCTGCTGACCCTCTACAGAAGGGCATTTGATCAGCATCTATCCGATTCCTGCAGTTTTGCGAGCGAG CAGGTGGATCAAGAAGCAATTAAAAGTATTGATGAGGGCGCGCTTCGTTTAAGAGATATCAAGCAATCTGCAGCCTTCAACTTGCCAACTGTCTCAGATTCTATGAGT GAGGTATTGTCAAGACCGGCTTCGAAGCATTCTAGCCTAGTCAACTTCTTGAATGCTTCTATTTCAGACTACGTACCCAAGATCTCTTGCAAACTATCGGAGGACATCCTCGGCTGCATTGCTTCGGTCTACTGCAAACTTGCAAGCACGCCATCTCAAGATGCCGAGTCCGTGACTTCACCGAGTCATTCTGTTTCATCTTCAAGTACCTTCTCGCCGAGGCGTCGTAATGACAGCTGGAGCCCTCGGTACACCTTTGATGCCACCACAAGCCCTCGCCAATATCCATCCGGAAAAGAGAATAGTGAGCAAAACATAGGCATGATCATTGTTCCAAGGATACATATAGATGCTGGCAAGTTTGAATATGCGTCAAAAATGCTGGAGACTATCAG GTCCCTGATACAGCGGCTCGAAAAAGTTGATCCAACAAAGATGACACATGAGGAGCAGCTCTGCTTTTGGATCAACATCCACAACGCTTTAGTCATGCAT GCTTTTCTGGCCTATGGGATACAAGATAAACGACTGAAGAGCACTGACATGATTCTAAAG GCTGCGTACAATGTGGGTGGTGAATCAGTAAATGCCCAAACTATTCAGAACTCGATCCTCGGATGCCAATCCCACCGTCCATCATTG TGGGTTCGCGCGCTGTTCACGCCAGCAAAAAGATCCCTGGAAgggtcgacgccgaggcacccttaCGCCCTTCACCATTCCGAGCCGGTCGCGCATTTCGCGCTCTCCACAGGAACATTTTCAGACCCGCCC GTGCGGCTGTACACGGCCAAGAAGATCCACCACCAGCTGGAGCAAGCCCGGACCGAGTTCATCCAGGCCAACGTCACGGTGAAGAAGCAGGCCCTCCTGCTGCCCAAGGTGCTCCACTACTATGCCAAGGACGCGGCGCTCGAGCTGCGCCACCTCGTGGAGCTGGTGTGCGAGAGCACGTCGGAGACCCAGCGGAAGGAGATGGCACAGCTCCAGCACCGACTCAGGAGACGGATCGACAAGTGTGTGGAGTGGCTGCCTTACAAGTCCAACTTCAGATACGTTGTACATAGGGATCTGGCCGAGTAG
- the LOC123112459 gene encoding uncharacterized protein isoform X2 — MERAWRSGALSETASCADTPRSAHSSCNLQHRHSQSMLRTREAAVDMSPRFSYCKPTINRDSKMLHRRHSLNLPEQSLPGRHSRKTTERTQKATSKSIADLAGEIAALEQEVIRKELHLLTLYRRAFDQHLSDSCSFASEVDQEAIKSIDEGALRLRDIKQSAAFNLPTVSDSMSEVLSRPASKHSSLVNFLNASISDYVPKISCKLSEDILGCIASVYCKLASTPSQDAESVTSPSHSVSSSSTFSPRRRNDSWSPRYTFDATTSPRQYPSGKENSEQNIGMIIVPRIHIDAGKFEYASKMLETIRSLIQRLEKVDPTKMTHEEQLCFWINIHNALVMHAFLAYGIQDKRLKSTDMILKAAYNVGGESVNAQTIQNSILGCQSHRPSLWVRALFTPAKRSLEGSTPRHPYALHHSEPVAHFALSTGTFSDPPVRLYTAKKIHHQLEQARTEFIQANVTVKKQALLLPKVLHYYAKDAALELRHLVELVCESTSETQRKEMAQLQHRLRRRIDKCVEWLPYKSNFRYVVHRDLAE, encoded by the exons ATGGAGAGGGCCTGGAGATCGGGGGCGCTGTCGGAGACGGCGTCCTGCGCCGACACGCCCAGGTCCGCCCACTCCTCCTGCAATCTCCAGCATCGACACTCACAGAG CATGCTGAGGACACGTGAGGCTGCAGTGGACATGTCGCCGCGATTCTCCTACTGCAAGCCT ACCATCAATCGAGACAGCAAGATGCTCCACAGAAGGCACTCGCTTAACTTGCCAGAGCAGTCGTTGCCTGGCCGTCACTCCAGGAAAACAACGGAAAGGACTCAAAAGGCCACTTCAAAG TCCATCGCAGATttagctggggagattgcggccctCGAGCAGGAAGTCATCCGCAAGGAACTGCATCTGCTGACCCTCTACAGAAGGGCATTTGATCAGCATCTATCCGATTCCTGCAGTTTTGCGAGCGAG GTGGATCAAGAAGCAATTAAAAGTATTGATGAGGGCGCGCTTCGTTTAAGAGATATCAAGCAATCTGCAGCCTTCAACTTGCCAACTGTCTCAGATTCTATGAGT GAGGTATTGTCAAGACCGGCTTCGAAGCATTCTAGCCTAGTCAACTTCTTGAATGCTTCTATTTCAGACTACGTACCCAAGATCTCTTGCAAACTATCGGAGGACATCCTCGGCTGCATTGCTTCGGTCTACTGCAAACTTGCAAGCACGCCATCTCAAGATGCCGAGTCCGTGACTTCACCGAGTCATTCTGTTTCATCTTCAAGTACCTTCTCGCCGAGGCGTCGTAATGACAGCTGGAGCCCTCGGTACACCTTTGATGCCACCACAAGCCCTCGCCAATATCCATCCGGAAAAGAGAATAGTGAGCAAAACATAGGCATGATCATTGTTCCAAGGATACATATAGATGCTGGCAAGTTTGAATATGCGTCAAAAATGCTGGAGACTATCAG GTCCCTGATACAGCGGCTCGAAAAAGTTGATCCAACAAAGATGACACATGAGGAGCAGCTCTGCTTTTGGATCAACATCCACAACGCTTTAGTCATGCAT GCTTTTCTGGCCTATGGGATACAAGATAAACGACTGAAGAGCACTGACATGATTCTAAAG GCTGCGTACAATGTGGGTGGTGAATCAGTAAATGCCCAAACTATTCAGAACTCGATCCTCGGATGCCAATCCCACCGTCCATCATTG TGGGTTCGCGCGCTGTTCACGCCAGCAAAAAGATCCCTGGAAgggtcgacgccgaggcacccttaCGCCCTTCACCATTCCGAGCCGGTCGCGCATTTCGCGCTCTCCACAGGAACATTTTCAGACCCGCCC GTGCGGCTGTACACGGCCAAGAAGATCCACCACCAGCTGGAGCAAGCCCGGACCGAGTTCATCCAGGCCAACGTCACGGTGAAGAAGCAGGCCCTCCTGCTGCCCAAGGTGCTCCACTACTATGCCAAGGACGCGGCGCTCGAGCTGCGCCACCTCGTGGAGCTGGTGTGCGAGAGCACGTCGGAGACCCAGCGGAAGGAGATGGCACAGCTCCAGCACCGACTCAGGAGACGGATCGACAAGTGTGTGGAGTGGCTGCCTTACAAGTCCAACTTCAGATACGTTGTACATAGGGATCTGGCCGAGTAG
- the LOC123112459 gene encoding uncharacterized protein isoform X3, with protein MERAWRSGALSETASCADTPSMLRTREAAVDMSPRFSYCKPTINRDSKMLHRRHSLNLPEQSLPGRHSRKTTERTQKATSKSIADLAGEIAALEQEVIRKELHLLTLYRRAFDQHLSDSCSFASEQVDQEAIKSIDEGALRLRDIKQSAAFNLPTVSDSMSEVLSRPASKHSSLVNFLNASISDYVPKISCKLSEDILGCIASVYCKLASTPSQDAESVTSPSHSVSSSSTFSPRRRNDSWSPRYTFDATTSPRQYPSGKENSEQNIGMIIVPRIHIDAGKFEYASKMLETIRSLIQRLEKVDPTKMTHEEQLCFWINIHNALVMHAFLAYGIQDKRLKSTDMILKAAYNVGGESVNAQTIQNSILGCQSHRPSLWVRALFTPAKRSLEGSTPRHPYALHHSEPVAHFALSTGTFSDPPVRLYTAKKIHHQLEQARTEFIQANVTVKKQALLLPKVLHYYAKDAALELRHLVELVCESTSETQRKEMAQLQHRLRRRIDKCVEWLPYKSNFRYVVHRDLAE; from the exons ATGGAGAGGGCCTGGAGATCGGGGGCGCTGTCGGAGACGGCGTCCTGCGCCGACACGCCCAG CATGCTGAGGACACGTGAGGCTGCAGTGGACATGTCGCCGCGATTCTCCTACTGCAAGCCT ACCATCAATCGAGACAGCAAGATGCTCCACAGAAGGCACTCGCTTAACTTGCCAGAGCAGTCGTTGCCTGGCCGTCACTCCAGGAAAACAACGGAAAGGACTCAAAAGGCCACTTCAAAG TCCATCGCAGATttagctggggagattgcggccctCGAGCAGGAAGTCATCCGCAAGGAACTGCATCTGCTGACCCTCTACAGAAGGGCATTTGATCAGCATCTATCCGATTCCTGCAGTTTTGCGAGCGAG CAGGTGGATCAAGAAGCAATTAAAAGTATTGATGAGGGCGCGCTTCGTTTAAGAGATATCAAGCAATCTGCAGCCTTCAACTTGCCAACTGTCTCAGATTCTATGAGT GAGGTATTGTCAAGACCGGCTTCGAAGCATTCTAGCCTAGTCAACTTCTTGAATGCTTCTATTTCAGACTACGTACCCAAGATCTCTTGCAAACTATCGGAGGACATCCTCGGCTGCATTGCTTCGGTCTACTGCAAACTTGCAAGCACGCCATCTCAAGATGCCGAGTCCGTGACTTCACCGAGTCATTCTGTTTCATCTTCAAGTACCTTCTCGCCGAGGCGTCGTAATGACAGCTGGAGCCCTCGGTACACCTTTGATGCCACCACAAGCCCTCGCCAATATCCATCCGGAAAAGAGAATAGTGAGCAAAACATAGGCATGATCATTGTTCCAAGGATACATATAGATGCTGGCAAGTTTGAATATGCGTCAAAAATGCTGGAGACTATCAG GTCCCTGATACAGCGGCTCGAAAAAGTTGATCCAACAAAGATGACACATGAGGAGCAGCTCTGCTTTTGGATCAACATCCACAACGCTTTAGTCATGCAT GCTTTTCTGGCCTATGGGATACAAGATAAACGACTGAAGAGCACTGACATGATTCTAAAG GCTGCGTACAATGTGGGTGGTGAATCAGTAAATGCCCAAACTATTCAGAACTCGATCCTCGGATGCCAATCCCACCGTCCATCATTG TGGGTTCGCGCGCTGTTCACGCCAGCAAAAAGATCCCTGGAAgggtcgacgccgaggcacccttaCGCCCTTCACCATTCCGAGCCGGTCGCGCATTTCGCGCTCTCCACAGGAACATTTTCAGACCCGCCC GTGCGGCTGTACACGGCCAAGAAGATCCACCACCAGCTGGAGCAAGCCCGGACCGAGTTCATCCAGGCCAACGTCACGGTGAAGAAGCAGGCCCTCCTGCTGCCCAAGGTGCTCCACTACTATGCCAAGGACGCGGCGCTCGAGCTGCGCCACCTCGTGGAGCTGGTGTGCGAGAGCACGTCGGAGACCCAGCGGAAGGAGATGGCACAGCTCCAGCACCGACTCAGGAGACGGATCGACAAGTGTGTGGAGTGGCTGCCTTACAAGTCCAACTTCAGATACGTTGTACATAGGGATCTGGCCGAGTAG
- the LOC123112460 gene encoding tetraketide alpha-pyrone reductase 1, protein MRSWICIKSQLHHFQFERMVSSTKGKVCVTGASGFLASWLIKRLLECGYHVIGTVRDPGNRKKVGHLWKLPGANERLQLVRADLLEEGSFDDAVMACEGVFHIASPVLGKSDSNCKEATLGPAINGTLNVLRSCKKSPFLKRVVLTSSSSAVRIRDETQQPELLWDETTWSSVPLCEKLQLWYALAKVFAEKAALDFAKENNIDLVTVLPSFVIGPSLSHELCTTASDILGLLQGDTDRFTSYGRMGYVHIDDVARSHILVYETPEARGRYLCSSVVLDNNELVGLLTKQFPVFPIPRRLNNPYGKQAYQLNTSKLQGLGLKFKGVQEMFNDCVESLKAQGHLLECPL, encoded by the exons ATGAGAAGCTGGATTTGCATCAAATCTCAGCTTCACCACTTCCAGTTCGAGAGAATGGTGAGCTCAACCAAGGGCAAAGTGTGTGTAACTGGGGCCTCAGGCTTTCTCGCCTCTTGGCTCATCAAAAGGCTTCTCGAGTGTGGATATCATGTGATAGGGACAGTCAGAGACCCAG GGAATCGAAAAAAAGTGGGACACCTTTGGAAACTGCCTGGTGCAAATGAGAGGCTCCAACTTGTGAGAGCTGATTTATTGGAGGAAGGGAGCTTTGACGATGCTGTGATGGCTTGTGAGGGCGTCTTCCACATCGCATCGCCTGTCCTCGGGAAATCCGACTCCAATTGCAAG GAAGCAACACTTGGTCCTGCAATTAATGGTACCCTAAACGTGCTAAGGTCGTGCAAGAAGAGTCCGTTTCTCAAAAGGGTTGTTCTCACATCTTCATCGTCCGCGGTGAGGATTAGGGACGAAACTCAGCAGCCAGAACTGTTGTGGGATGAAACAACGTGGAGCTCTGTGCCACTCTGCGAAAAGCTACAG CTATGGTATGCCCTGGCAAAGGTATTTGCAGAGAAAGCAGCATTGGACTTTGCCAAGGAGAATAACATTGACCTTGTCACCGTTCTTCCGTCATTCGTGATTGGGCCCAGTTTGTCCCATGAACTGTGTACAACTGCTTCTGATATCCTTGGCTTGCTTCAGG GTGACACGGACAGGTTCACTTCGTATGGGAGGATGGGATATGTTCACATCGACGACGTTGCACGGAGCCACATTCTAGTGTATGAAACACCCGAGGCAAGGGGCAGATATCTGTGCAGTTCAGTGGTTCTGGATAACAATGAATTGGTTGGCTTACTCACAAAGCAGTTTCCAGTATTCCCTATTCCAAGGAG GCTCAACAACCCCTACGGAAAGCAGGCGTATCAGCTAAACACATCCAAGCTCCAGGGGCTGGGCCTCAAGTTCAAAGGAGTGCAAGAGATGTTCAACGACTGCGTCGAGTCGCTGAAAGCTCAGGGCCATTTGCTGGAGTGCCCGTTGTGA
- the LOC123112461 gene encoding uncharacterized protein, producing MAQPEGLSLAGRRVAFTTPQTTGGGGGEGYGGRLGALLRQRGAHPLPVPTIAIRAHEPDRIRPYLLPGALDPFAALAFTSRSGIAAFSRALPSSSSSTQLPLSDAASALPFTVAALGSHADLLDGAFLARLCRDAGRVAVLVPDVPTPAGLVEALGRGSGRRVLCLVPEVDGLREPPVVPDFLARLDAAGWAAVRAPAYTTCWTGPGCAERLLAPDAAAPDAIVFTSSAEVEGLLKGLDAAGWSWPRLRARWPDMVVAAHGPVTAEGVRRLGIEVDVVSSRFSSFHGVLDALAATFCSQQLKISSRFSAGSH from the coding sequence ATGGCGCAGCCGGAGGGCCTCTCGCTCGCGGGCCGGCGGGTGGCGTTCACGACGCCGCAGACcaccggcgggggcggcggggaagGATACGGCGGCCGGCTTGGCGCGCTGCTGCGGCAGCGCGGCGCGCACCCGCTCCCCGTGCCCACCATCGCCATCCGCGCCCACGAGCCCGACCGCATCCGCCCCTACCTCCTGCCCGGCGCCCTCGACCCCTTCGCGGCGCTCGCCTTCACGTCTCGCTCCGGCATCGCCGCCTTCTCCCgcgccctcccctcctcctcctcctccacccagCTTCCCCTCTCCGACGCCGCATCCGCGCTCCCCTTCACTGTGGCGGCACTGGGGAGCCACGCCGACCTCCTGGACGGCGCGTTCCTCGCCAGGCTCTGCCGCGACGCCGGGAGGGTGGCCGTCCTCGTCCCGGACGTCCCCACCCCCGCCGGCCtcgtggaggcgctggggcgcgGGTCCGGCCGCCGCGTGCTCTGCCTCGTCCCCGAGGTCGATGGCCTCCGCGAGCCGCCCGTCGTGCCCGACTTCCTCGCCCGGCTCGACGCGGCCGGGTGGGCGGCCGTGCGCGCGCCGGCGTACACCACGTGCTGGACCGGCCCGGGCTGCGCCGAGAGGCTGCTGGCCCCGGACGCCGCCGCGCCCGACGCTATCGTGTTCACCAGCTCGGCGGAGGTCGAGGGGCTGCTCAAGGGGCTGGACGCCGCGGGGTGGAGCTGGCCGCGGCTCAGGGCGCGGTGGCCCGACATGGTCGTGGCTGCGCATGGGCCAGTCACCGCCGAGGGCGTCAGGAGGCTCGGCATTGAGGTGGACGTCGTGAGCTCGAGGTTTAGCAGCTTCCATGGGGTTCTTGATGCTCTCGCTGCAACATTTTGTTCTCAACAATTGAAAATTAGCTCCAGGTTTAGTGCTGGTTCACATTGA
- the LOC123112462 gene encoding protein Iojap, chloroplastic: MRGAAIQGHGLARAPPAAVPLLHPRPRRAVGVAPRHRLRSDLLPLLLPTAAPFRARSPPSSSSSNVNPRTGEGADELLEELLQKHGEVVYSSGGASSASLASEADEDAECLSLAVSLAKVASEVKAADIRVLFVKPIVYWTEFFIILTAFSNAQIEAISSKMRDIGEQQFSRVASGDTKPNSWTLLDFGDVVVHIFLPPQREFYNLEEFYGNATPIELPFETQLQ; this comes from the exons ATGAGGGGCGCCGCGATCCAGGGCCACGGCCTCGCCCgcgcgccgccggccgccgtcccGCTGCTGCACCCGCGGCCGCGCCGCGCTGTCGGGGTGGCCCCCCGCCACCGCCTGAGGAGCGACctcctgccgctgctgctgcccacCGCCGCGCCCTTCCGGGCTCGCTCCccgccctcgtcttcctcctctaaTGTG AACCCCAGGACAGGGGAAGGCGCGGACGAGCTGCTCGAGGAATTGCTCCAGAAGCACGGCGAGGTCGTGTACAGCTCCGGCGGGGCCAGCAGCGCGTCTCTGGCCAGCGAGGCCGACGAGGACGCCGAGTGCCTGTCAC TGGCTGTTTCTCTGGCTAAAGTTGCAAGCGAGGTCAAGGCCGCCGACATTCGTGTGCTGTTCGTGAAGCCGATTGTCTACTGGACCGAGTTCTTCATCATCCTCACCGCCTTCTCGAATGCACAGATTGAGGCCATCAG TTCCAAAATGAGAGACATCGGGGAGCAGCAGTTCAGCAGAGTTGCGTCTGGTGATACAAAACCCAATTCATGGACCTTGCTGGACTTTG GCGATGTCGTCGTGCATATATTTCTTCCCCCGCAGCGGGAGTTCTACAACCTGGAAGAGTTCTACGGCAACGCCACTCCCATCGAACTCCCTTTCGAGACCCAGCTGCAGTAA
- the LOC123112458 gene encoding uncharacterized protein (The sequence of the model RefSeq protein was modified relative to this genomic sequence to represent the inferred CDS: added 166 bases not found in genome assembly) produces the protein METPPPPPRWPPGFRFSPTDEELVLFFLKRRVAAGRPSPYIADVDVYKSHPSHLPERSALRTGDKQWFFCSRLDRKYPNGSRASRTTADGYWKATGKDRSICNAGRAVGNKKTLVYHHGRAPRGERTDWVMHEYTILADALPPPARGRESYALYKLFEKSGVGPKNGEQYGAPFREEDWLDDDGDCELLADPIPIAVSLPTRTVTVDEQIGDVLTVVDQIGDVTVDKQIGVITVDDQIGDLEVFLLQNGDGQGNSEPQSDFSTPVTSQAPLQHVHPQGRPSDDGNTSEVADATTSSRGMVMAENTCTELPFGDLEGLLMEISDDQRATKSFQEFSDSVPQLQLQHDDHEVWLNANMEEISVADYTTTSGVMDASECTGTELPYGDLEGLLLQLENGHENIELADFSAPVTHHEFHQVGAGDFHGCHGATFNSVDPSSAVQENRDLDPRPEPSNQITQSALTNMPLNWETECTEETSALRSVSGLASYDGQDADEEFLEINDFLDPEDVGQQSMNCTATEHLISASNGMFDSLEFADASMFLPGSFDTAGVVTENQFGYLGDSGSQNQGFQYTSESWTHNQVALNVRNHMNHNHVVFSHASGTANFHTVNEQPHNLSPADSQSWFNSAVSALLDAVPANPALAAENNVLNRTLQRISSFRSEQAPKEEASAPVIQVRRRGAGLISFSLLVLLAAILWTFAAGTGYAIKFCKGLWKPST, from the exons AGCGGTCGGCGCTGCGGACGGGGGACAAGCAGTGGTTCTTCTGCAGCCGGCTGGACCGCAAGTACCCCAACGGCTCGCGCGCCAGCCGCACCACCGCCGACGGCTACTGGAAGGCCACGGGCAAGGACCGCTCCATCTGCAACGCCGGCCGCGCCGTCGGGAACAAGAAGACGCTCGTCTACCACCACGGCCGCGCGCCGCGCGGGGAGCGCACCGACTGGGTCATGCACGAGTACACCATCCTCGCCGACGCGCTCCCGccgcccgcccggggccgcgagtCCTACGCCCTCTACAAGCTCTTCGAGAAGAGCGGGGTCGGCCCCAAGAACGGCGAGCAGTACGGCGCGCCTTTCCGGGAGGAGGACTGGCTGGACGACGACGGCGACTGTGAGCTGCTCGCTGATCCCATCCCTATCGCCGTTAGTCTACCTACTAGAACTGTGACAGTGGACGAGCAGATTGGGGATGTTTTGACAGTTGTCGACCAGATTGGGGATGTGACAGTGGACAAGCAGATTGGGGTTATCACAGTGGACGACCAGATTGGGGATCTGGAGGTGTTCCTGTTGCAAAATGGAGATGGTCAGGGAAACAGTGAACCGCAGTCGGATTTCTCGACACCGGTTACTTCACAGGCTCCCCTTCAGCATGTCCACCCTCAAGGTCGGCCCAGTGATGACGGTAACACATCTGAGGTTGCAGATGCTACAACCAGCAGCCGTGGTATGGTAATGGCGGAGAACACGTGCACTGAACTCCCTTTTGGGGATCTTGAAGGGCTACTGATGGAAATATCGGATGATCAACGGGCCACTAAATCGTTCCAAGAATTCTCAGATTCCGTTCCCCAGCTGCAGCTTCAGCATGATGATCATGAGGTTTGGCTCAATGCCAACATGGAGGAGATTAGTGTTGCCGATTATACCACTACTAGTGGCGTCATGGACGCTTCAGAATGTACTGGCACCGAGCTTCCCTATGGGGATCTTGAAGGGCTTTTGTTGCAATTAGAGAATGGCCATGAAAATATCGAACTAGCAGATTTCTCCGCACCAGTTACTCATCATGAGTTCCATCAG GTTGGCGCTGGAGATTTCCATGGATGCCACGGTGCTACATTCAACTCTGTAGATCCTTCTTCCGCAGTGCAAGAAAACAGAGATCTTGATCCACGACCAGAGCCCAGTAATCAAATTACACAGTCTGCTCTCACCAACATGCCATTGAATTGGGAAACAGAATGCACTGAAGAAACAAGTGCGTTGCGATCTGTGTCAGGGTTGGCCAGTTATGACGGTCAGGATGCTGATGAGGAGTTCCTTGAAATCAACGATTTCTTGGATCCAGAAGATGTAGGACAACAGAGTATGAATTGTACTGCAACCGAGCACTTGATTTCTGCATCCAATGGGATGTTTGACAGTTTGGAGTTTGCCGACGCTTCCATGTTTCTACCTGGCTCATTTGACACAGCTGGAGTGGTGACCGAAAACCAGTTTGGTTATCTTGGTGATAGTGGCTCCCAGAACCAGGGATTCCAGTATACATCTGAATCGTGGACGCACAACCAGGTTGCTCTGAATGTGCGGAACCACATGAATCATAACCATGTCGTCTTCTCACATGCATCAG GCACTGCGAATTTCCACACAGTGAATGAGCAACCACATAACCTGAGCCCAGCGGATTCACAGTCATGGTTCAATTCAGCCGTATCAGCCCTGCTGGATGCGGTACCTGCCAATCCAGCTCTGGCGGCTGAAAACAACGTTCTCAACAGAACACTCCAACGCATTTCTAGCTTTAGGTCAGAACAAGCTCCGAAGGAAGAAGCAAGCGCCCCAGTTATCCAGGTCAGAAGAAGAGGTGCAGGGCTGATCTCGTTCTCGCTACTGGTTTTGCTTGCTGCCATCCTGTGGACCTTTGCTGCTGGCACCGGGTACGCAATCAAGTTCTGCAAGGGGCTATGGAAACCCTCTACATGA